The sequence ATTGATGAGTGCCTGAACTCTTTAAGATCCTGTGTGGATGAGCTTGTTATAGTTGACTCAGGCAGTGTGGATAAGACATTAGAAATAGCTAAAAAATATTCTGAAAAAGTTATTCATCACGATTTCGAGAATTATGGCAAACAATGTATATATGCCATTGAACAGGCTCCCAATAGCTGGATTTTTATTTTGGATCAGGATGAAATTCTGGAAAGTAAATTAATTGATGAAATTAATGATTTAAAGAAATCTGGATTTAAGCACGATGCCTATTCTATCGGACGGAGAAATTTCCTTTTTAATAAAGAAATAAAACATGGAGGATGGGGAAATGACTTTGTCATAAGGTTATTTGATAGAAATAAAGCTTTTCCAACGGATAACAATTTTTCTGTAGTTAAGACTGAAGGAAATGTAAAAAGGTTAAAAAACAAAATAATTCATTACCCATGTGACTCGATAGATAAATATTTTGCCAAGATGCATAGTTATGCGAGGATTTCTGCTAAGGAGATGCTGGAAAAAAACAGGAAGTTCCGACTTCATAATCTGTTGTTTAATCCTTTATATAGAGCTTTTAAAAAATATTTTTTTCAAAAAGGTTTTCTTGACGGTATGCATGGGTTTATTCTGGCTGTTATCTCGTACTATTTTGTATTTCTTAAATATCTTAAACTATGGGAGCTTACAAATATTAATCATGAAAACAAAAATAATGGTGATATATGAAAGGTATTGTTTTGGCGGGTGGAACCGGCTCAAGACTCTTTCCAGTTACAAAAGCTGTCTGTAAACAGTTGTTGCCTGTTTATGACAAACCCATGATTTATTATCCCCTTTCCGTATTAATGCTGGCTGGTATAAATGAAATTCTTATTATATCAACTCCGGAAGATGTCCCGAGGTTTGAAAACCTTTTAGGGGACGGCAGCTCTTTTGGATTAAAATTAAAATATAAAGTGCAAACAACTCCGAGAGGGCTGGCAGAAGCGTTTATTCTTGGCGAAGAGTTTATCGGAGATGACGATGTTTGTTTAATTCTCGGAGATAATTTATTTTATGGAGACAGGCTTACTTCACTTCTTAAAAACAGCATTGAGCATGTGCGCAATAAAAGGGGTGCCAGGATTTTTGGTTAT comes from Flexistipes sp. and encodes:
- a CDS encoding glycosyltransferase family 2 protein, with product MSAEITGVVLTYNGEKYIDECLNSLRSCVDELVIVDSGSVDKTLEIAKKYSEKVIHHDFENYGKQCIYAIEQAPNSWIFILDQDEILESKLIDEINDLKKSGFKHDAYSIGRRNFLFNKEIKHGGWGNDFVIRLFDRNKAFPTDNNFSVVKTEGNVKRLKNKIIHYPCDSIDKYFAKMHSYARISAKEMLEKNRKFRLHNLLFNPLYRAFKKYFFQKGFLDGMHGFILAVISYYFVFLKYLKLWELTNINHENKNNGDI